One Beggiatoa leptomitoformis DNA segment encodes these proteins:
- a CDS encoding chemotaxis protein CheW, giving the protein MADTIEKTSRAWILDFGRGLQAAVGLHEMSQVALSPPIFEVPYTPHYCDEVLVWQNRLLPVLDVPSLLEGQKIFRAQQEIVGIAVYQKNLANIGYAGVHLASLPIGIFVTDEQACALPQHLQHWQPLAIACFNIDHTIIPIIDLARLFSPTVRHLTFPKITPQ; this is encoded by the coding sequence ATGGCGGATACAATAGAAAAAACCAGCCGTGCATGGATACTAGATTTTGGCAGAGGCTTACAAGCGGCTGTTGGTTTGCATGAAATGTCACAAGTCGCACTGTCCCCGCCGATTTTTGAAGTTCCCTATACCCCACACTACTGTGATGAAGTGTTAGTCTGGCAAAACCGTTTATTACCCGTCTTAGATGTGCCGAGTTTATTGGAAGGACAGAAAATTTTTCGCGCACAACAAGAGATTGTGGGTATCGCTGTTTATCAAAAAAACTTGGCGAATATTGGTTATGCTGGGGTTCACCTCGCCAGTTTACCGATAGGCATTTTTGTGACGGATGAACAAGCCTGCGCATTACCGCAACACTTACAACATTGGCAACCATTAGCCATTGCCTGTTTTAATATAGATCACACCATTATCCCTATTATTGATTTGGCGCGCTTGTTTTCACCCACTGTTCGACACCTAACATTCCCAAAGATAACACCGCAATAG
- a CDS encoding alpha/beta hydrolase — protein sequence MTHHLHHHCKPQQLLIPAPAGQLEVQMSCPKHPQDPSHTPYIVVCHPNPVQGGAMTNKVVYMLASTFNAMGLGVVRFNFRGVGKSTGTYDHGDGETDDLRAVVQWLKTEYAPTELWLAGFSFGSYVALRAHEELGAKRLLLVAPAVGRFNFENLKLSNIPTMIIQGGQDEVIVPDDVLRWMRSQSYQPQLHWMDEADHFFHSRLNELRDAIIDKWGRHLV from the coding sequence ATGACACACCATCTTCATCATCATTGTAAACCCCAACAATTATTAATCCCCGCGCCAGCAGGTCAGTTAGAAGTGCAAATGAGCTGTCCTAAGCATCCACAAGACCCAAGTCATACGCCGTATATCGTTGTGTGTCATCCTAACCCTGTACAGGGGGGGGCGATGACAAATAAAGTTGTTTATATGTTGGCTAGTACATTTAATGCGATGGGATTGGGGGTAGTACGGTTTAACTTTCGCGGTGTAGGTAAAAGTACAGGTACTTATGATCATGGCGATGGTGAAACCGATGATTTGCGGGCGGTTGTGCAGTGGTTAAAAACAGAATATGCGCCAACAGAATTATGGCTTGCAGGATTTTCTTTTGGTAGTTATGTTGCCTTACGCGCCCATGAAGAATTAGGTGCGAAACGGCTATTGTTGGTCGCGCCTGCGGTTGGACGGTTTAATTTTGAGAATTTGAAGTTAAGCAATATCCCCACGATGATTATTCAAGGGGGACAAGATGAGGTAATTGTGCCTGATGATGTTTTACGGTGGATGCGTAGCCAATCTTATCAACCACAGCTACATTGGATGGATGAAGCCGACCATTTCTTTCATAGTCGTTTAAATGAGTTGCGTGATGCTATTATTGATAAATGGGGACGGCATCTCGTTTAG
- a CDS encoding (2Fe-2S) ferredoxin domain-containing protein, giving the protein MSEDYFRYHVFFCTNQREQGKECCQNHNATAMRDYMKQKVKTLGLAGKENVRVNAAGCLDRCELGPVLVIYPQGVWYTFVDSSDIDEIIEEHLQNGRIVERLRLSV; this is encoded by the coding sequence ATGAGTGAAGATTATTTTCGTTACCATGTTTTTTTCTGTACGAATCAACGTGAGCAGGGTAAAGAGTGTTGTCAGAATCATAACGCAACTGCTATGCGTGATTATATGAAGCAGAAAGTAAAAACCTTAGGTCTTGCAGGCAAAGAAAATGTACGGGTTAATGCGGCTGGCTGTTTAGACCGTTGTGAGTTAGGCCCTGTGTTGGTTATATATCCTCAAGGTGTGTGGTACACCTTTGTTGATAGCTCAGATATAGATGAAATTATTGAAGAACATTTGCAAAATGGACGTATTGTTGAACGCTTGAGATTATCTGTATGA
- a CDS encoding DUF481 domain-containing protein, with protein sequence MKIKTFTRMTTVALLISSSVASAIELTDYVSPDSFFQQSYLSGSFNLNSGNQDQTSYNGTFAGSYDMTYSTLPFVWNVAADARTDFSRGKESDASTEKGYDVFASTTADKYFNNNSLLFGFGSADLGYRRLFGSDEADDPFAKLGVGVGYGRIYNATPLAKAIRIVEDLVKYKVLASEPSTKGYMELAGVIDRESEFISKYSLKEYKKYWVEAMEEVLHRDGVLKTESLGALGVIRIQEILFDERINQRKHGWVVRGGVGYIASNYDGSDSDPSLDVIFEYGLPIGLQWQLIERAEYSTILSGDIGHRIRNVLSLTYEITDAIDWENEWELDYLKPTDTPPDQIVSNTLSSTLRYYLSNRLSADLTLELRRIDDDIDDNGNDKTDKALLFGISYRLN encoded by the coding sequence ATGAAAATAAAAACTTTTACGCGGATGACAACGGTTGCACTACTCATTAGTAGTTCTGTTGCTTCCGCTATTGAGCTAACGGATTACGTGTCTCCAGACAGTTTTTTTCAACAATCTTATTTAAGTGGTAGTTTTAACTTAAATAGCGGTAATCAAGACCAAACCAGCTATAACGGCACATTCGCTGGTTCTTATGACATGACTTACAGTACCTTACCTTTTGTTTGGAATGTTGCTGCTGATGCTCGGACAGACTTTAGTCGTGGTAAAGAAAGTGATGCCTCCACGGAAAAAGGTTATGATGTTTTTGCCAGTACGACTGCGGATAAATACTTTAATAACAACAGCTTATTATTTGGATTTGGTTCTGCTGACTTAGGCTATCGTCGTTTGTTTGGTTCAGATGAGGCAGATGACCCTTTTGCAAAATTGGGCGTTGGGGTTGGTTATGGTCGTATTTACAATGCAACCCCGTTGGCTAAAGCCATTCGTATTGTTGAAGACCTTGTTAAATATAAGGTATTAGCCAGTGAACCCTCTACAAAAGGTTACATGGAATTAGCGGGTGTGATTGATCGCGAATCCGAGTTTATCAGCAAATACAGTTTGAAAGAGTACAAAAAATACTGGGTTGAAGCGATGGAAGAAGTATTGCATCGTGACGGGGTTTTAAAAACCGAGTCACTTGGTGCATTAGGCGTTATTCGTATTCAAGAAATTCTGTTCGATGAACGGATTAATCAGCGTAAACATGGTTGGGTTGTGAGAGGCGGGGTTGGTTATATTGCATCTAACTATGATGGTAGCGATTCTGACCCCTCTTTAGATGTGATATTCGAGTATGGTTTGCCTATCGGTTTGCAATGGCAGTTAATCGAGAGGGCGGAATACTCCACTATTCTGAGTGGTGATATAGGGCATAGAATTCGTAACGTTCTGAGTCTGACTTATGAAATCACAGATGCGATTGACTGGGAAAATGAATGGGAATTGGATTATTTAAAACCAACCGATACTCCACCAGACCAGATTGTGTCTAATACACTGTCTTCTACACTCCGTTATTATTTATCTAATCGGTTAAGTGCTGATTTAACCCTTGAATTACGTAGAATTGATGATGACATCGATGATAATGGTAATGATAAAACTGACAAAGCATTGCTGTTTGGCATTTCTTATCGATTAAATTAA
- the ubiH gene encoding 2-octaprenyl-6-methoxyphenyl hydroxylase: MTTLYDLVIIGGGLVGTSLACALRHTPLKIALVEANEWITTSGKSHYDDRVLALTHTSQRILQGLQVWQTIAPAITPIQQIHVSEQGGFGMTRLNAKTAQLPALGYTIRAKQLSQALQQAVSQTSQTVFAPAQVTQVCFNEQYIELQLQHQAQTQLLQTRLLVIAEGGQSKIRDYVGIEAHESAYGQTAITCNVTLSQAHHHIAYERFTPTGPLALLPLENRDCSLIWTVSSDDTVRALALNDADFLQVIQQAFGWRAGQFIHTGQRVAYPLRLVRTESSDYPRLTVIGNAAHTLHPIAGQGFNLGLRDVASLAQAIIETLQAGNVDIGDITTLDCYQQYQQPDQNRVTTLTNQMVKVFSNDFFPLQVARNLGILTVDAIPLLKQIVIQQMTGLNGHPSRLLMGMPLTM; this comes from the coding sequence ATGACAACTTTATATGATTTAGTAATTATCGGCGGTGGTTTAGTGGGGACGAGCCTCGCCTGTGCGTTACGCCACACGCCCTTAAAAATTGCACTTGTTGAAGCCAATGAATGGATAACGACATCAGGCAAATCTCATTATGATGACCGTGTATTAGCCTTGACACATACATCACAACGGATTTTACAAGGGTTACAAGTTTGGCAAACCATTGCACCCGCCATAACACCCATTCAACAAATTCATGTCTCCGAACAGGGCGGTTTTGGGATGACGCGCCTAAATGCTAAAACAGCCCAATTGCCTGCGCTAGGTTATACCATTCGTGCCAAACAATTAAGCCAAGCATTACAACAAGCAGTGAGTCAAACATCGCAGACAGTTTTCGCGCCCGCGCAGGTTACGCAGGTCTGTTTTAATGAACAATACATTGAATTACAACTACAACATCAAGCCCAAACCCAGCTTTTACAAACTCGATTGCTAGTCATTGCTGAGGGTGGGCAGTCTAAGATACGTGATTATGTAGGAATTGAAGCACATGAGTCTGCGTATGGGCAAACCGCGATTACTTGCAATGTTACCTTGTCACAAGCGCATCATCATATCGCCTATGAACGATTTACGCCAACAGGCCCTTTAGCCTTATTACCCTTAGAAAATAGAGATTGCTCGTTAATTTGGACGGTTAGTAGTGACGATACCGTGCGCGCTTTAGCGTTAAACGATGCTGATTTTTTACAGGTAATACAACAGGCTTTTGGTTGGCGGGCGGGGCAATTTATTCACACAGGGCAACGTGTAGCATATCCATTGCGTTTAGTTCGTACTGAATCTAGCGACTATCCACGTTTGACCGTTATCGGTAATGCAGCACATACTTTACATCCTATTGCAGGACAAGGATTTAATTTAGGATTACGTGATGTTGCCAGTTTAGCACAAGCCATTATTGAGACATTGCAAGCAGGAAATGTAGATATTGGTGATATAACGACGTTAGACTGCTACCAGCAGTATCAACAACCCGACCAAAATCGTGTAACTACACTGACTAATCAAATGGTTAAAGTTTTTTCTAATGATTTTTTCCCATTACAAGTTGCACGTAATTTAGGAATCTTAACGGTTGATGCTATTCCACTGTTAAAACAAATTGTTATTCAGCAAATGACGGGGTTAAATGGGCATCCATCGCGTTTATTAATGGGAATGCCGCTAACCATGTGA
- a CDS encoding DUF2760 domain-containing protein codes for MASFIHRLSLAIKLFFQTATDDKFAQQAQQFLVNPTLPTEPPLQSVTPTTILKESNPDAALQLLGLLQADARFIDFIEENIANYSDADIGAAARVIHEGSRKVLHKYFTIQAIRPENEESRITLQAGFDTRRMRLVGNVVGSPPFTGELIHRGWEVSAVNLPKVIEGHDLNIIVPAEVEL; via the coding sequence ATGGCTTCGTTTATTCATCGTTTATCGTTAGCTATCAAACTGTTTTTTCAAACGGCTACTGATGATAAATTTGCGCAACAAGCACAACAGTTTTTAGTAAATCCCACTTTACCCACAGAACCCCCCCTGCAATCCGTTACACCGACGACAATATTAAAAGAATCTAATCCCGATGCAGCACTGCAATTACTTGGACTACTGCAAGCAGACGCACGCTTTATTGATTTTATTGAGGAAAATATTGCTAACTACTCCGATGCCGATATTGGTGCCGCTGCACGGGTGATTCATGAAGGCAGTCGTAAAGTCTTGCATAAATACTTCACAATTCAAGCCATTCGTCCAGAAAATGAAGAAAGTCGCATTACTTTACAAGCAGGTTTCGATACCCGTCGTATGCGTTTAGTCGGAAATGTCGTTGGCAGTCCCCCTTTTACGGGAGAATTGATTCATCGTGGGTGGGAAGTTAGTGCTGTCAATTTACCGAAAGTCATTGAAGGTCATGATTTAAATATTATCGTTCCTGCAGAGGTTGAATTATGA
- a CDS encoding Hsp70 family protein: MNPRYAVGIDLGTTHCIISAVDLSLSDGEQVIQQVLTIPQLVSAGTVDNRSMLPSFIYLPHPDEMNPQELTLPWNAQTTVITGEFARQLGITTPIRLVSSAKSWLCHTGVDCHAPFLPLDAPEEVAKFSPLQASVHYLQYLRQVWDFTHPDAPLETQTLTITIPASFDPAARELTSEATQLAGMSHAVLLEEPQAALYNWIQATQGEWRKQIKVGDIILVVDMGGGTTDFSLIAVTESEGNLVLNRIAVGDHILLGGDNMDLALAYVLKAKLATEGKTLENWQIQALMHGCRVAKERILADANLDNVPVIVPSRGSRLIGGTLRTELTRAEVTQTLINGFFPEVPASARPVSRPRAALTTLGLPYAQDASVTRHLASFLSRQTHATAELTGFPTHEAASFLHPTAILLNGGVFKANTLTERLLQVLNTWLAGENAEPVRVLTGSDLDLAVGQGAAYYSYVRQGHGVRIRGGLANAYYVGIEGSMPAVPGLEPPIQALCVAPFGMEEGTSADLPPQEFGLVVGEAVRFRFFGSSVRREDAVGTLLETWGAEELLELAEIEANLPAEGRKTGEVVPIRLRASVNELGILCLEAMPRTGNERWQVELSIRER, encoded by the coding sequence ATGAATCCGCGTTATGCTGTTGGTATCGATTTGGGAACAACGCACTGTATTATATCAGCGGTTGACTTGAGCCTGTCCGATGGTGAACAAGTGATTCAGCAGGTTTTAACCATTCCGCAGCTAGTCAGTGCTGGAACGGTGGATAATCGCTCGATGTTGCCTTCTTTTATCTATCTTCCACATCCTGATGAAATGAATCCGCAGGAATTAACCTTGCCTTGGAATGCACAAACAACCGTGATTACAGGAGAGTTTGCGCGACAATTAGGCATTACGACCCCCATTCGCCTTGTTTCTAGTGCGAAAAGCTGGTTATGTCATACAGGTGTAGATTGCCACGCCCCTTTTTTACCCCTAGATGCACCTGAAGAAGTCGCTAAATTTTCGCCTTTACAGGCTAGCGTACATTATCTTCAGTATTTGCGCCAAGTGTGGGATTTTACCCATCCTGATGCCCCTTTAGAGACACAAACCCTCACCATTACAATTCCAGCCTCTTTTGACCCCGCCGCGCGGGAATTAACCTCAGAAGCGACACAATTAGCAGGCATGAGTCATGCGGTCTTGTTAGAAGAACCGCAAGCGGCATTATATAACTGGATTCAAGCGACACAAGGAGAATGGCGTAAACAGATTAAAGTTGGCGATATTATTCTTGTAGTTGACATGGGTGGCGGTACAACAGACTTTTCGTTAATTGCGGTGACAGAGAGCGAGGGAAACTTAGTTTTAAACCGCATTGCTGTTGGTGACCACATTTTACTAGGCGGGGATAACATGGACTTAGCCCTTGCCTACGTGTTAAAAGCGAAATTGGCAACCGAAGGAAAAACTTTAGAAAACTGGCAAATTCAAGCCTTAATGCATGGCTGTCGAGTGGCAAAAGAACGTATTTTAGCGGATGCGAATTTAGACAATGTACCCGTGATTGTGCCGAGTCGTGGCTCACGTTTAATCGGCGGAACATTACGAACAGAATTAACCCGCGCCGAGGTAACACAAACCCTTATCAATGGTTTTTTCCCTGAAGTTCCTGCTTCTGCACGTCCTGTTTCTCGTCCACGCGCCGCATTAACAACATTAGGCTTGCCGTATGCACAAGATGCAAGCGTTACACGACATTTAGCCAGTTTCTTAAGCCGCCAAACCCATGCAACGGCGGAATTAACAGGTTTTCCAACCCATGAGGCAGCCAGTTTTTTACATCCAACCGCCATTTTATTGAACGGTGGCGTATTTAAAGCAAATACACTGACAGAACGGTTGTTGCAGGTGTTAAATACATGGTTAGCAGGAGAAAATGCCGAGCCTGTGCGGGTTTTAACGGGTAGTGATTTAGATTTAGCGGTTGGACAGGGTGCTGCCTACTATAGCTATGTACGTCAAGGGCATGGCGTGCGGATTCGCGGTGGATTGGCAAATGCGTATTATGTGGGAATTGAAGGTTCTATGCCCGCTGTGCCGGGATTAGAACCACCAATACAAGCATTATGTGTTGCTCCTTTTGGCATGGAAGAGGGAACAAGTGCAGACTTACCGCCTCAAGAATTTGGTTTAGTGGTAGGAGAAGCCGTGCGGTTTCGCTTTTTTGGTTCATCCGTGCGCCGTGAGGATGCCGTTGGCACATTATTGGAAACATGGGGCGCGGAAGAGTTGCTTGAATTAGCTGAAATTGAAGCCAATTTACCTGCAGAAGGGCGCAAAACGGGTGAAGTTGTCCCTATCCGTTTAAGAGCGAGTGTTAATGAATTGGGTATCTTATGTTTAGAAGCCATGCCACGTACAGGGAATGAACGTTGGCAAGTAGAGTTAAGTATAAGAGAAAGGTAA
- a CDS encoding globin domain-containing protein, translated as MLNASCVRLVCQSWEKLSPTPTEGVALGKQFYTNLFKLDPSLQEMFRGSMTEQNLRFIHIMDTIVNAIDKVDALVAVVERLGVRHVGYGVQEEDYIVFGNALLTTIEQGLGDDCTPEIIDAWSVTYKTLADLMKKGAEAASSVV; from the coding sequence ATGTTAAACGCATCATGTGTTCGATTAGTTTGTCAGTCTTGGGAAAAACTCTCCCCAACGCCGACAGAGGGAGTGGCATTAGGCAAACAATTTTATACTAATTTGTTCAAACTCGACCCTAGTTTACAAGAGATGTTTAGAGGGAGCATGACGGAGCAAAATCTGCGCTTTATTCACATCATGGATACTATTGTTAATGCAATTGATAAAGTAGATGCGTTGGTTGCTGTGGTTGAACGGTTAGGTGTGCGTCATGTGGGTTATGGCGTACAAGAGGAAGATTATATCGTGTTTGGTAACGCACTGTTAACGACTATTGAACAGGGCTTAGGGGATGATTGCACGCCTGAAATAATAGATGCTTGGTCTGTGACGTATAAAACACTGGCGGATTTAATGAAAAAAGGGGCTGAAGCAGCCTCTAGCGTCGTTTAA
- a CDS encoding NlpC/P60 family protein, with protein MNGLKVNSKDLFKTRHTLSGRFAQWWRQHFHDQPELPISLAGYEFSLEKGVRKRKFKRPKTAILTVSMLVSMGWWLTSTGALYEPNSSIHQFAKSLQNDIFSTKTPEHATPTDEETALLNEPIPTELADLFIPALTVLPTDWDYQNAAPSTDDDGEEEDTHNLEIAEAPESPWLDLNISEGDTLSTIFVRYQLNRGQLHEILDLGEQAGKLNALQPGQEVRIRRDVNGNVEDLIVDLDFSSELHISRGEEGFTKTVIKRDINTQVVFTQGCIGNNTLFDAGKQAGLSNRLLLQLVKQVFPEQLNVKEIKQGDTFKVFYTQYVAGESTEEGDILAVEFVTQGKPLYAVRQLSRTGEAVYYKPTNESVTQFSALLQQLGEKTCHGKSSQLAAQTTERNTTINKKSLVWQRVANSSAWALQQEDENSILSWFKAGEPLIKPKPIPVPKQPSLLTAKLNLNTNQQQAKKQAEVKANNTYLLKPATVAPKTPIVDNYVENYPTGDLRLKTALKNAQGLLGTPYRYGGTTPSGFDCSGFVYYNYHKVGIRVPRTAHEQYQSSRPVGKSNLKPGDLVFFRVRSGSRVDHVGIYMGGDKFIHAEATNKPVTITSLSDKYYSRYFIGGGRN; from the coding sequence ATGAATGGTTTAAAAGTCAATTCAAAGGACTTGTTTAAAACACGTCATACGTTATCTGGTCGATTTGCCCAATGGTGGCGACAACATTTTCATGATCAACCAGAATTACCTATCTCCCTCGCAGGGTATGAATTTAGCCTTGAAAAGGGTGTCCGTAAACGTAAATTTAAACGCCCTAAGACCGCTATTTTAACGGTTAGCATGTTAGTTTCTATGGGATGGTGGCTAACGAGTACAGGCGCGTTATACGAACCGAATAGTAGCATTCATCAATTCGCCAAGTCGTTACAAAATGACATTTTTTCAACAAAAACGCCAGAACACGCAACACCCACCGATGAAGAAACCGCTCTACTCAATGAGCCAATACCCACCGAACTTGCTGATTTATTTATTCCCGCTTTGACCGTTTTACCCACTGATTGGGATTATCAAAATGCAGCACCCAGCACAGATGATGATGGTGAAGAGGAAGACACGCACAACTTAGAAATTGCAGAAGCCCCTGAATCGCCTTGGCTAGACTTGAATATCAGTGAAGGCGACACGCTATCAACAATTTTTGTGCGTTATCAACTCAATCGCGGTCAATTGCATGAAATTCTAGATTTAGGTGAGCAAGCAGGCAAACTCAACGCTTTACAACCGGGGCAAGAAGTACGAATCCGCCGTGATGTTAATGGTAATGTTGAAGATTTAATTGTTGATTTAGATTTTAGCAGTGAGTTACATATTTCCCGAGGTGAAGAAGGCTTTACGAAAACCGTGATTAAACGCGATATTAATACTCAAGTGGTTTTTACACAGGGTTGTATCGGTAATAACACCTTGTTTGATGCGGGTAAACAAGCAGGATTGTCCAATCGTCTGCTTTTACAATTGGTAAAACAGGTATTTCCTGAACAATTGAATGTTAAAGAAATTAAGCAAGGTGATACGTTTAAAGTATTTTATACCCAATATGTTGCGGGGGAGTCCACCGAAGAAGGGGATATTCTCGCTGTTGAGTTTGTCACACAAGGAAAACCACTGTACGCCGTCCGCCAACTCAGTCGCACAGGCGAAGCCGTTTATTACAAACCGACAAATGAAAGCGTTACACAATTTAGCGCGTTGTTACAACAATTAGGGGAAAAAACCTGTCACGGTAAATCCTCACAACTCGCTGCACAAACCACAGAAAGAAACACAACGATTAACAAAAAATCGCTAGTCTGGCAACGGGTTGCTAATAGTTCTGCATGGGCATTACAACAAGAGGATGAGAATAGCATTCTCAGTTGGTTCAAAGCGGGTGAACCGCTGATAAAACCTAAGCCTATTCCCGTTCCTAAACAACCTTCATTGTTGACAGCAAAATTAAACCTGAATACCAATCAGCAACAAGCGAAAAAACAGGCTGAAGTAAAAGCAAATAATACCTATTTGTTAAAGCCTGCGACCGTTGCACCCAAAACACCTATTGTTGATAACTATGTAGAAAACTATCCAACTGGTGATTTACGCCTTAAAACAGCCCTAAAAAATGCACAAGGTTTATTGGGTACGCCTTATCGTTACGGCGGTACAACGCCTTCTGGATTTGATTGTAGTGGTTTTGTTTATTACAACTACCATAAAGTGGGCATTCGTGTTCCTCGTACAGCACATGAGCAGTATCAAAGCAGTCGTCCTGTGGGTAAGTCTAACTTGAAACCGGGGGATTTAGTCTTTTTCCGTGTCCGCAGTGGTAGCCGTGTTGACCACGTTGGCATTTACATGGGAGGGGATAAATTTATCCATGCAGAAGCGACTAATAAACCTGTTACGATTACCAGCTTAAGCGACAAATACTACAGCCGTTATTTTATCGGTGGAGGACGCAACTAA
- a CDS encoding CapA family protein produces the protein MFQKPLQTLILCLSICISPQSNAQDTVSIIGVGDMMLGTNYPQDDLPPNNGKELLANVQTLLSNADVTFGNLEGVVLNEGGATGKVSCNNCFSFRMPEYLIDNLVTAGFDVVSIANNHVGDFGTLGMQNTLKVLKQKGINAAGFESVPSTSFTRNGVRYGFAAFAPNNNVMDLRDIPAAKRLVAQLAQDNDIVIISFHGGAEGSAHQHVTRQSETFYSENRGNVYAFAHAVVDAGADVVFGQGPHVTRAVEVYKNRFIAYSLGNFCTYGPFNVKGVNGVSPLIKVDVDKNGQFIQAKVVSTQQTKRSPVTLDSEQTAYKLIQSLTKTDFPESRLNFSSTGIITQP, from the coding sequence ATGTTTCAAAAACCCCTACAAACCCTCATACTCTGCTTATCTATTTGTATTAGCCCACAAAGTAACGCACAAGATACAGTTAGTATTATTGGTGTAGGGGATATGATGCTCGGGACAAATTATCCACAAGATGACCTCCCACCCAATAATGGCAAGGAATTGTTAGCCAATGTTCAAACCTTATTAAGTAACGCTGATGTGACGTTTGGAAATTTAGAAGGGGTCGTTTTAAATGAGGGTGGCGCGACGGGCAAAGTCAGTTGTAATAACTGTTTCTCTTTTCGGATGCCCGAATATTTGATTGATAATCTCGTCACTGCGGGTTTTGATGTCGTTAGCATTGCTAACAATCATGTTGGTGATTTTGGCACGTTAGGAATGCAAAATACCCTAAAAGTGTTAAAACAAAAGGGAATTAATGCGGCTGGTTTTGAATCTGTCCCCTCTACCAGTTTTACAAGGAATGGGGTACGTTATGGTTTTGCTGCCTTTGCACCTAATAATAACGTCATGGATTTACGCGATATTCCTGCGGCTAAACGACTGGTTGCACAATTAGCACAGGATAATGATATTGTGATTATCTCTTTTCATGGCGGTGCAGAAGGCAGTGCGCATCAACATGTAACCCGTCAATCAGAAACGTTTTATAGTGAAAATCGGGGCAATGTGTATGCGTTTGCACATGCCGTGGTTGATGCGGGTGCAGATGTGGTTTTCGGGCAAGGCCCTCATGTAACCCGTGCGGTTGAAGTGTATAAAAACCGTTTTATTGCTTATAGTTTGGGGAATTTTTGTACTTATGGCCCTTTTAATGTCAAAGGTGTCAATGGTGTTTCCCCGTTGATTAAAGTTGATGTTGATAAAAACGGGCAATTTATTCAAGCAAAAGTCGTTTCTACTCAACAAACTAAACGTAGTCCCGTTACATTGGATTCAGAGCAAACTGCTTACAAGTTAATTCAATCGCTTACAAAAACAGATTTTCCTGAAAGCCGTTTGAATTTCAGTTCAACGGGAATAATTACCCAACCATAA
- a CDS encoding MarR family winged helix-turn-helix transcriptional regulator, with product MKNPDTTQSAYTSKMAAGERFLDVMRELVYTYQAITSNAAKHIAAFDLTPAQFDIIATLGNTNGMTFKELGEKTLITKGTLTGVIDRLEQKGLVKRIAGTADRRTLYAVLTPEGEAVFEKAFPAHIAYIKQFFEKQTCAEQQILIQHLKQLRTFFVD from the coding sequence ATGAAAAACCCAGATACTACACAATCCGCTTATACCAGCAAAATGGCGGCTGGAGAACGCTTTTTGGACGTTATGCGCGAGTTAGTTTATACTTATCAGGCGATTACATCAAATGCAGCAAAACATATTGCAGCGTTTGATTTAACACCTGCTCAATTTGATATCATCGCAACCTTGGGAAATACCAATGGGATGACATTCAAAGAGTTAGGCGAGAAAACGTTAATTACGAAAGGAACATTGACGGGCGTTATCGACCGTTTAGAACAAAAAGGATTGGTAAAACGCATTGCGGGGACAGCAGACAGGCGCACTTTATATGCGGTACTAACCCCTGAAGGGGAAGCAGTTTTTGAAAAGGCATTTCCCGCACACATTGCCTATATAAAACAGTTTTTCGAAAAACAGACGTGTGCAGAACAACAAATATTAATCCAGCATTTAAAACAACTACGGACTTTTTTTGTTGACTAA
- a CDS encoding bacteriohemerythrin: protein MKPLVEWTDELSVGVQEIDEQHKILVGLVNRMYEAIVKRTDKDEIKRVLDELAQYTVIHFAVEESLMRIFDYPEYENHKKHHEELTKQVFDLQKKVATGEGTVSIEVLHFLRHWLTHHILQDDKKYGPFLLGKGLKPSWSEKTWVGKIWEYIHPHK, encoded by the coding sequence ATGAAGCCATTGGTGGAGTGGACAGACGAACTTAGTGTTGGCGTTCAAGAAATTGACGAGCAACATAAAATTCTCGTTGGTCTGGTTAATCGCATGTATGAAGCGATTGTAAAACGCACGGATAAAGATGAAATCAAACGGGTATTAGATGAACTTGCCCAATACACGGTTATCCATTTTGCCGTAGAAGAAAGCCTGATGCGGATTTTTGATTATCCTGAATACGAAAATCACAAAAAGCATCATGAAGAACTGACAAAGCAAGTTTTTGACTTACAAAAAAAAGTTGCGACAGGAGAAGGAACGGTCAGTATAGAAGTATTACACTTTCTGCGTCATTGGCTTACCCATCATATTTTACAAGATGATAAAAAATATGGTCCATTCTTATTAGGCAAGGGTTTAAAACCCTCTTGGTCAGAAAAAACGTGGGTTGGCAAAATTTGGGAATATATTCACCCGCATAAATAA